The following are encoded together in the Ictidomys tridecemlineatus isolate mIctTri1 chromosome X, mIctTri1.hap1, whole genome shotgun sequence genome:
- the LOC106145470 gene encoding regucalcin-like isoform X1, whose protein sequence is MRVTMRSAGVHTPDSRRGTSLGGHLSSRLPSGGGPGLQPCLWTLHSELRLALATKVQKEAAPGLQAGPGNRTAFGRWRTSTLEAMASPRIEAVIRERHRMGECPVWEEETGQLVYVDINARTVCRWNPLSGEVQTMGLRDPVGRVALCREGSYVVASGTCLGLLDWATGQVEWAAWLDRDKPHNRFNDGKVDPAGRFVAGGLLKGLALATWRASCHGTMPEASAPGVWEPGQGSLYTLFADCPVVRQLDQLGIHNGLDWSLDHRTLYHVDSLDYSVRAYDYDVQTGGLANPRLVCQLEPEQGMPDGLCVDTTGTLWVACIDGGRVIRMDPDTADSLSPEQLLREPQAGHVFKVTGLGVTHPAPSLAEGLHRPAQLKPGLRPWGGARLGSGGALPA, encoded by the exons ATGAGAGTGACCATGAGGAGCGCGGGTGTGCACACCCCAGACAGTAGACGAGGCACTTCCCTTGGAGGGCACCTGTCTTCAAGGCTGCCCAGTGGAGGAGGCCCCGGCCTCCAGCCCTGTCTGTGGACTCTCCATTCAGAACTTAGACTTGCCCTAGCAACAAAG gtgcagaaggaagctGCCCCAGGACTCCAGGCAGGGCCTGGGAACCGGACAGCGTTTGGCAGGTGGAGGACGAGCACTCTGGAG GCCATGGCGTCCCCCAGGATCGAGGCTGTCATCCGAGAGAGGCACAGGATGGGGGAGTGTCCCGTGTGGGAAGAGGAGACCGGGCAGCTGGTGTATGTGGACATCAACGCCAGGACTGTGTGCCGGTGGAACCCACTCTCTGGGGAGGTGCAGACCATGGGTCTGA GAGATCCTGTTGGCCGTGTGGCTCTGTGCAGAGAGGGCAGCTACGTGGTGGCCTCTGgcacctgccttggcctcctggacTGGGCGACGGGGCAGGTGGAGTGGGCAGCCTGGCTGGACAGGGACAAGCCCCACAACAGGTTCAACGACGGGAAGGTGGACCCCGCCGGGAGGTTTGTGGCAGGTGGGCTGCTGAAAGGACTGGCCCTGGCCACCTGGAGAGCCTCCTGTCATG GCACCATGCCAGAGGCGTCCGCTCCAGGAGTGTGGGAGCCGGGGCAGGGCTCCCTGTACACACTCTTCGCTGACTGCCCGGTGGTCAGACAGCTGGACCAGCTGGGCATCCACAACGGGCTGGACTGGTCCCTGGACCATCGCACCCTCTACCACGTGGACAGCCTGGACTACTCTGTGCGGGCCTATGACTACGACGTGCAGACAGGAGGCCTGG CAAACCCACGGCTGGTGTGCCAGCTGGAGCCAGAGCAAGGCATGCCAGATGGGCTGTGCGTGGACACCACGGGGACACTCTGGGTGGCCTGCATTGACGGAGGCAGGGTGATCCGCATGGACCCCGATACAG CAGACAGCCTGAGTCCCGAGCAGCTGTTGCGGGAGCCACAGGCTGGACACGTCTTCAAG GTCACGGGCCTGGGGGTGACGCATCCCGCCCCTTCGCTGGCTGAGGGACTCCACCGTCCAGCGCAGCTCAAGCCAGGCCTCCGTccctggggtggggccaggctcgGCTCTGGCGGGGCACTCCCTGCCTGA
- the LOC106145470 gene encoding regucalcin-like isoform X2, translating to MRVTMRSAGVHTPDSRRGTSLGGHLSSRLPSGGGPGLQPCLWTLHSELRLALATKVQKEAAPGLQAGPGNRTAFGRWRTSTLEAMASPRIEAVIRERHRMGECPVWEEETGQLVYVDINARTVCRWNPLSGEVQTMGLRDPVGRVALCREGSYVVASGTCLGLLDWATGQVEWAAWLDRDKPHNRFNDGKVDPAGRFVAGGLLKGLALATWRASCHGTMPEASAPGVWEPGQGSLYTLFADCPVVRQLDQLGIHNGLDWSLDHRTLYHVDSLDYSVRAYDYDVQTGGLANPRLVCQLEPEQGMPDGLCVDTTGTLWVACIDGGRVIRMDPDTGTRLCTL from the exons ATGAGAGTGACCATGAGGAGCGCGGGTGTGCACACCCCAGACAGTAGACGAGGCACTTCCCTTGGAGGGCACCTGTCTTCAAGGCTGCCCAGTGGAGGAGGCCCCGGCCTCCAGCCCTGTCTGTGGACTCTCCATTCAGAACTTAGACTTGCCCTAGCAACAAAG gtgcagaaggaagctGCCCCAGGACTCCAGGCAGGGCCTGGGAACCGGACAGCGTTTGGCAGGTGGAGGACGAGCACTCTGGAG GCCATGGCGTCCCCCAGGATCGAGGCTGTCATCCGAGAGAGGCACAGGATGGGGGAGTGTCCCGTGTGGGAAGAGGAGACCGGGCAGCTGGTGTATGTGGACATCAACGCCAGGACTGTGTGCCGGTGGAACCCACTCTCTGGGGAGGTGCAGACCATGGGTCTGA GAGATCCTGTTGGCCGTGTGGCTCTGTGCAGAGAGGGCAGCTACGTGGTGGCCTCTGgcacctgccttggcctcctggacTGGGCGACGGGGCAGGTGGAGTGGGCAGCCTGGCTGGACAGGGACAAGCCCCACAACAGGTTCAACGACGGGAAGGTGGACCCCGCCGGGAGGTTTGTGGCAGGTGGGCTGCTGAAAGGACTGGCCCTGGCCACCTGGAGAGCCTCCTGTCATG GCACCATGCCAGAGGCGTCCGCTCCAGGAGTGTGGGAGCCGGGGCAGGGCTCCCTGTACACACTCTTCGCTGACTGCCCGGTGGTCAGACAGCTGGACCAGCTGGGCATCCACAACGGGCTGGACTGGTCCCTGGACCATCGCACCCTCTACCACGTGGACAGCCTGGACTACTCTGTGCGGGCCTATGACTACGACGTGCAGACAGGAGGCCTGG CAAACCCACGGCTGGTGTGCCAGCTGGAGCCAGAGCAAGGCATGCCAGATGGGCTGTGCGTGGACACCACGGGGACACTCTGGGTGGCCTGCATTGACGGAGGCAGGGTGATCCGCATGGACCCCGATACAG GGACGCGGCTGTGCACCCTGTAG
- the LOC106145470 gene encoding regucalcin-like isoform X3: protein MRVTMRSAGVHTPDSRRGTSLGGHLSSRLPSGGGPGLQPCLWTLHSELRLALATKVQKEAAPGLQAGPGNRTAFGRWRTSTLEAMASPRIEAVIRERHRMGECPVWEEETGQLVYVDINARTVCRWNPLSGEVQTMGLSTMPEASAPGVWEPGQGSLYTLFADCPVVRQLDQLGIHNGLDWSLDHRTLYHVDSLDYSVRAYDYDVQTGGLANPRLVCQLEPEQGMPDGLCVDTTGTLWVACIDGGRVIRMDPDTADSLSPEQLLREPQAGHVFKVTGLGVTHPAPSLAEGLHRPAQLKPGLRPWGGARLGSGGALPA from the exons ATGAGAGTGACCATGAGGAGCGCGGGTGTGCACACCCCAGACAGTAGACGAGGCACTTCCCTTGGAGGGCACCTGTCTTCAAGGCTGCCCAGTGGAGGAGGCCCCGGCCTCCAGCCCTGTCTGTGGACTCTCCATTCAGAACTTAGACTTGCCCTAGCAACAAAG gtgcagaaggaagctGCCCCAGGACTCCAGGCAGGGCCTGGGAACCGGACAGCGTTTGGCAGGTGGAGGACGAGCACTCTGGAG GCCATGGCGTCCCCCAGGATCGAGGCTGTCATCCGAGAGAGGCACAGGATGGGGGAGTGTCCCGTGTGGGAAGAGGAGACCGGGCAGCTGGTGTATGTGGACATCAACGCCAGGACTGTGTGCCGGTGGAACCCACTCTCTGGGGAGGTGCAGACCATGGGTCTGA GCACCATGCCAGAGGCGTCCGCTCCAGGAGTGTGGGAGCCGGGGCAGGGCTCCCTGTACACACTCTTCGCTGACTGCCCGGTGGTCAGACAGCTGGACCAGCTGGGCATCCACAACGGGCTGGACTGGTCCCTGGACCATCGCACCCTCTACCACGTGGACAGCCTGGACTACTCTGTGCGGGCCTATGACTACGACGTGCAGACAGGAGGCCTGG CAAACCCACGGCTGGTGTGCCAGCTGGAGCCAGAGCAAGGCATGCCAGATGGGCTGTGCGTGGACACCACGGGGACACTCTGGGTGGCCTGCATTGACGGAGGCAGGGTGATCCGCATGGACCCCGATACAG CAGACAGCCTGAGTCCCGAGCAGCTGTTGCGGGAGCCACAGGCTGGACACGTCTTCAAG GTCACGGGCCTGGGGGTGACGCATCCCGCCCCTTCGCTGGCTGAGGGACTCCACCGTCCAGCGCAGCTCAAGCCAGGCCTCCGTccctggggtggggccaggctcgGCTCTGGCGGGGCACTCCCTGCCTGA